A region from the Paenibacillus humicola genome encodes:
- a CDS encoding tetratricopeptide repeat protein, with product MFKHVFGVMHEMLDDIMIRYPYADSEQKRQLDEQLSMLKQYSDTFIEDWLLFEEKMADVLDLRGAGAAGGSGAPIGSSKKAAEQQEHPWMPPAGGEHSVYAAGKQLAASAEAADYAAEAAEALGCSSGTAAGDAAMSKGQGYFKLLMFGQAARHFEEAVGRSPEDNRARLFLAMTYMHLQEWNEAQRHFQLIVELTDHAKWRALGYNALGCIQAIRMNLEQAERYFVMAHEADPDFADPLTNLKSCRQHSGHLSLYFGSGQL from the coding sequence ATGTTTAAGCATGTATTCGGAGTCATGCACGAAATGCTTGACGATATCATGATCCGTTATCCGTACGCGGACTCCGAACAAAAACGGCAACTCGACGAGCAGCTCTCCATGTTAAAGCAATACAGCGACACGTTTATCGAGGATTGGCTTTTATTCGAAGAAAAAATGGCGGATGTGCTTGACCTGCGCGGTGCCGGCGCTGCAGGAGGTTCCGGAGCGCCGATCGGGTCTTCGAAGAAAGCCGCGGAACAGCAGGAGCATCCCTGGATGCCGCCGGCCGGCGGAGAGCATTCCGTTTATGCCGCAGGCAAGCAGCTAGCCGCTTCCGCCGAAGCTGCCGATTACGCGGCGGAAGCGGCGGAAGCGCTCGGCTGCAGCTCCGGTACGGCTGCGGGAGACGCCGCGATGTCCAAAGGGCAGGGCTATTTCAAGCTGCTGATGTTCGGCCAGGCGGCCCGCCATTTTGAAGAGGCGGTCGGCCGCTCGCCCGAAGATAACCGGGCCAGGCTGTTCCTGGCGATGACTTATATGCACCTGCAGGAATGGAATGAAGCGCAGCGGCATTTTCAGCTGATCGTCGAGCTGACGGATCATGCCAAATGGCGGGCGCTGGGCTATAATGCGCTTGGCTGCATTCAAGCGATCCGGATGAATCTGGAGCAGGCGGAACGTTATTTCGTCATGGCGCACGAAGCCGATCCGGATTTTGCAGATCCGCTGACCAACCTGAAGTCTTGCCGGCAGCACAGCGGACATTTGTCGCTTTATTTCGGCAGCGGCCAGCTGTAG
- the panD gene encoding aspartate 1-decarboxylase, translating into MFRTMMKSKLHRATVTEANLNYVGSITIDEDLMELADIWPNEKVQIVNNHNGARLETYVIAGPRGSGVICLNGAAARLVQPGDNVIIISYGVMTEQEARSYKPKVILLDSANKPVNTAVEETHATIL; encoded by the coding sequence ATGTTCAGAACGATGATGAAATCGAAACTGCACCGCGCGACCGTTACGGAAGCCAATTTGAATTATGTAGGCAGCATTACCATCGACGAGGATTTGATGGAGCTTGCCGATATTTGGCCCAATGAGAAGGTTCAAATCGTCAACAACCATAACGGAGCAAGACTGGAAACGTACGTCATTGCCGGCCCTCGCGGCTCGGGCGTGATCTGTCTGAACGGCGCGGCCGCGCGTCTCGTCCAGCCCGGCGACAACGTCATTATCATTTCGTACGGCGTCATGACCGAACAGGAGGCCCGCAGCTATAAGCCGAAGGTCATCCTGCTCGATTCCGCGAACAAACCGGTAAACACGGCAGTGGAGGAGACGCACGCCACGATTTTATAA
- the panC gene encoding pantoate--beta-alanine ligase: MIVCETINELRSIIRKRRRTAPEGIIGFVPTMGYLHEGHASLMRRAKDECGYAAASVFVNPLQFGPNEDFDRYPRNREHDIALAEASGVDLLFMPSLAEMYPEKPLTKVLIGQVSERLCGASRPGHFDGVGLVVGKLFNLVQPDKAYFGMKDAQQVAVIRRMVDDMNFPVEIVPCETVREPDGLAKSSRNVYLNPEERRQAVILYETLEAAGRWMREPGVTASDLTSRIRAKIAEAPLADIDYAELLKYPDLTPPEPGADISRHPKELIVALAVKFGRTRLIDNRVFGSAGR; this comes from the coding sequence ATGATCGTCTGCGAAACGATAAATGAGCTCCGCTCGATCATCCGGAAGCGCCGCCGCACGGCGCCGGAGGGAATAATCGGCTTTGTGCCGACGATGGGATATTTGCACGAAGGGCATGCTAGTCTTATGCGCAGAGCAAAGGACGAATGCGGCTATGCGGCGGCGTCGGTATTCGTCAACCCGCTGCAATTCGGGCCGAACGAGGATTTCGACCGTTACCCGCGGAATCGTGAGCACGATATCGCGCTTGCGGAAGCAAGCGGCGTCGATTTGCTGTTCATGCCTTCCCTGGCGGAGATGTATCCGGAAAAGCCTTTGACGAAGGTGCTGATCGGCCAAGTGTCGGAGCGGCTGTGCGGCGCATCGCGTCCCGGCCATTTCGACGGCGTCGGCCTTGTGGTCGGCAAACTGTTTAATCTGGTGCAGCCGGATAAGGCTTATTTCGGGATGAAGGATGCGCAGCAGGTTGCCGTTATTCGCCGGATGGTCGACGATATGAATTTCCCGGTCGAGATCGTACCCTGCGAAACGGTCCGCGAGCCGGACGGTCTGGCCAAAAGCTCGCGCAACGTCTATTTGAATCCGGAGGAGCGGAGGCAGGCCGTCATCCTGTATGAGACGCTGGAAGCGGCGGGGCGCTGGATGCGCGAGCCGGGCGTGACCGCCTCCGACCTGACGTCCCGGATCCGGGCGAAAATCGCGGAGGCGCCGCTGGCGGACATCGACTATGCCGAGCTGCTGAAATACCCGGATCTTACGCCGCCGGAGCCCGGAGCGGATATATCCCGTCACCCGAAGGAGCTGATCGTCGCGCTCGCCGTGAAATTCGGCCGGACGCGGCTGATCGATAACCGCGTATTTGGAAGCGCAGGGAGGTGA
- the panB gene encoding 3-methyl-2-oxobutanoate hydroxymethyltransferase, with the protein MPMKHPLTITKLKTMKQSGEPISMLTAYDYPSAKLAEEAGIDVILVGDSLGNVVLGYDTTIPVTLDDMVYHTKAVARGAAHTFIVADMPFATYRIGKEATLRNAARLMQEGGAQAVKMEGGADIAEEVSALVRAGIPVLGHIGLTPQSVHQLGGYRVQGKQEREAQSLIEDAQALEAAGAFGIVLELVTEPLAEAVTSKLSIPTIGIGAGRGCDGQVLVFHDLLQYASPYREKRFVKTYADLGTTIRGAIGAYVGDVKSRAFPEQKHAFPMEQELVQRLYGGGGERDGGPDSASSVVKGGDRS; encoded by the coding sequence ATTCCCATGAAACATCCGCTGACCATTACGAAGCTGAAAACAATGAAGCAAAGCGGAGAGCCGATCTCGATGCTTACCGCTTACGATTACCCGTCCGCCAAATTGGCCGAGGAAGCCGGCATCGACGTCATTCTCGTCGGCGATTCGCTGGGCAATGTGGTGCTTGGGTACGACACGACGATTCCCGTTACGCTCGATGATATGGTCTATCATACGAAAGCTGTCGCGCGCGGCGCGGCACACACGTTTATCGTCGCGGACATGCCGTTCGCAACGTACCGGATCGGCAAGGAAGCGACGCTGCGCAACGCGGCGAGACTGATGCAGGAGGGCGGAGCGCAGGCCGTCAAGATGGAAGGGGGAGCGGATATCGCGGAAGAGGTATCGGCTCTTGTGAGAGCGGGCATTCCGGTGCTCGGCCACATCGGGCTGACGCCGCAATCCGTGCATCAGCTCGGCGGATACCGCGTGCAGGGCAAGCAGGAGCGCGAAGCGCAGAGCCTGATCGAAGACGCGCAGGCGCTCGAAGCGGCCGGCGCTTTCGGCATCGTGCTCGAGCTTGTCACCGAGCCGCTCGCGGAAGCGGTCACGTCGAAGCTCTCGATACCGACGATCGGCATCGGAGCCGGCCGCGGCTGCGACGGCCAGGTGCTCGTTTTCCACGATTTGCTGCAGTACGCTTCGCCTTACCGCGAGAAACGATTTGTCAAAACGTACGCCGATCTCGGGACGACGATTCGCGGTGCTATCGGCGCATATGTCGGCGATGTGAAGTCCCGCGCCTTTCCGGAACAGAAGCATGCCTTCCCGATGGAGCAGGAGCTCGTTCAGCGGCTTTACGGCGGGGGCGGGGAACGGGACGGAGGTCCGGACTCGGCCTCAAGCGTTGTCAAAGGAGGCGATCGTTCATGA
- a CDS encoding biotin--[acetyl-CoA-carboxylase] ligase: MNNRIIELLERMPGAFVSGETISKELQISRTAVWKQIRKLETLGYTFEASRRLGYRLVAKPSKLSLEELTQRLGASPLAKRITLLDTVDSTQNVAQRLAEDGAPEGTLVLAEQQTSGRGRMGRHWVSPSGKGIWMSLVLRPDLPLQLAPQLTLLAAVALCRALKSVAPVDIGIKWPNDLLIGGKKISGILLESTADEERIKYVVAGIGISLNLEPDDYPDELKEIATSLRIEAGRTIDRTETIAAFIGQFSALYDLYRKEGFAPIRTLWEALSVTLNKPVRLNLPSGAVEGTPIGLDERGALLVRRADGSEMPVFSAETIAQQG, from the coding sequence ATGAACAATCGGATTATCGAACTGCTGGAACGGATGCCCGGTGCGTTTGTATCGGGCGAAACGATCAGCAAAGAGCTGCAAATCAGCCGGACGGCCGTCTGGAAGCAGATCCGCAAGCTTGAAACGCTCGGCTACACATTCGAGGCATCGCGCAGGCTGGGCTACCGTCTGGTCGCCAAACCGTCCAAGCTGTCGCTGGAGGAGCTGACACAGCGGCTCGGCGCATCGCCGCTTGCGAAGCGGATCACGCTGCTCGATACCGTCGATTCGACGCAGAACGTCGCGCAGCGGCTGGCGGAGGACGGCGCACCCGAGGGCACGCTTGTCCTTGCGGAGCAGCAGACCAGCGGCCGCGGGAGAATGGGCCGGCACTGGGTGTCGCCCTCGGGCAAAGGCATCTGGATGAGCCTCGTGCTGCGGCCGGATCTTCCGCTCCAGCTGGCGCCGCAGCTGACGCTTCTGGCGGCCGTCGCGCTGTGCCGCGCGCTGAAATCGGTCGCACCGGTCGACATCGGCATCAAATGGCCCAACGATCTGCTGATCGGCGGCAAAAAAATAAGCGGCATTTTGCTCGAATCGACGGCGGACGAGGAACGGATCAAATATGTAGTCGCCGGCATCGGTATCAGCCTGAATTTGGAGCCGGACGATTATCCGGACGAGCTGAAGGAGATCGCCACCTCGCTTCGTATTGAAGCCGGCCGGACGATCGATCGCACGGAGACGATCGCCGCCTTCATCGGGCAGTTCTCGGCGCTTTACGATCTGTACCGCAAGGAAGGCTTCGCTCCGATTCGCACGCTGTGGGAGGCGCTGTCGGTTACGCTGAACAAGCCCGTTCGGCTGAATCTGCCCTCCGGCGCGGTCGAAGGAACGCCGATCGGGCTGGATGAGCGCGGCGCGCTGCTCGTCCGCCGGGCGGACGGTTCGGAAATGCCGGTATTCTCGGCTGAAACGATCGCGCAGCAGGGCTAG
- a CDS encoding CCA tRNA nucleotidyltransferase, which translates to MTMNESLARALPVLEALERSGFEAVFVGGCVRDAALGRPLKDVDIASSATPEQVMAIFARTVPTGIRHGTVTVLHAGRQYEVTTYRKESAYERYRRPAEVEFVTELEADLQRRDFTINAMAMRPDGTVVDPFGGMRDLGRRLLRCVGDADARFQEDALRMIRAVRFAAELGFRIAPATWRALMRHGELLRHVAMERVGAEADKMIAGASLARAAAWLAAGGLLAKTKERLPDRLTEAAEQFRLNRRDPEARSLTAAALSSIAAASRLAGPDDRWAAVTDALALKPEEALELFGRLRFAAGRADRLAACARVHAAMANMPEDAGGNSARCKLRELWLDTVLREGKEAAEQWLRVHFAAAETGPLQEADRQQLRLRDKLRAWLLAMPAASVKELAVRGSDLLERLNAPSGPWLGELLNRLLRAAAFGETANEREALLELAERLAAAKNDRKELP; encoded by the coding sequence ATGACGATGAACGAATCGCTGGCGCGGGCGCTTCCCGTGCTGGAGGCGCTGGAGCGAAGCGGATTCGAAGCCGTTTTTGTCGGCGGCTGCGTCCGGGATGCGGCGCTCGGCCGGCCGCTGAAGGATGTCGATATCGCATCCTCGGCGACGCCGGAGCAGGTCATGGCGATTTTTGCCCGGACCGTTCCGACCGGCATCCGCCACGGGACGGTGACCGTGCTGCATGCAGGCCGGCAATACGAAGTGACGACGTACCGGAAGGAATCGGCTTACGAGCGGTACCGGCGGCCTGCGGAGGTCGAGTTCGTCACCGAGCTTGAAGCCGATCTGCAGCGCAGAGATTTTACGATCAACGCCATGGCGATGCGGCCGGACGGCACGGTTGTCGATCCGTTCGGCGGCATGCGCGACCTCGGCCGCCGCCTGCTGCGCTGCGTCGGCGACGCCGATGCGCGATTTCAGGAGGATGCGCTGCGCATGATTCGCGCCGTCCGCTTTGCCGCCGAGCTGGGATTCCGAATCGCACCGGCTACATGGCGGGCGCTCATGCGGCACGGCGAGCTGCTGCGCCATGTCGCGATGGAACGGGTTGGCGCCGAAGCGGATAAAATGATCGCGGGCGCGAGCCTGGCGCGCGCAGCCGCTTGGCTGGCCGCCGGGGGGCTGCTGGCGAAGACGAAGGAGCGGCTGCCGGACCGGCTGACGGAAGCGGCGGAACAGTTCCGTCTGAATCGGCGTGATCCGGAGGCGCGCAGCTTGACGGCCGCGGCCTTGAGCAGCATTGCCGCGGCGAGCCGGCTGGCGGGTCCAGACGATCGCTGGGCGGCCGTAACGGACGCACTCGCGTTAAAGCCGGAAGAGGCGCTCGAGCTGTTCGGCCGGCTCCGGTTCGCCGCGGGGCGCGCAGACCGGCTGGCGGCGTGTGCGCGCGTACATGCCGCGATGGCGAATATGCCGGAGGATGCCGGCGGCAATTCGGCGCGGTGCAAGCTGCGCGAGCTGTGGCTGGACACGGTGCTGCGGGAAGGCAAGGAAGCCGCGGAGCAGTGGCTGCGCGTTCATTTTGCTGCCGCGGAGACGGGGCCTCTGCAAGAAGCGGACCGTCAGCAGCTGCGGCTTCGGGACAAGCTGCGGGCTTGGCTGCTGGCAATGCCCGCGGCGTCCGTAAAGGAGCTGGCCGTTCGCGGTTCCGATCTTCTGGAGCGGCTGAACGCGCCGTCCGGCCCGTGGCTCGGCGAGCTGCTGAACAGGCTGCTCCGGGCAGCCGCTTTCGGCGAGACCGCGAACGAGCGCGAAGCGCTGCTGGAACTGGCCGAGCGGCTCGCAGCCGCTAAGAACGACAGGAAGGAGCTGCCATGA
- the bshA gene encoding N-acetyl-alpha-D-glucosaminyl L-malate synthase BshA, with the protein MAKRLKIGITCYPTLGGSGVVATELGKLLAEKGHEIHFITHSIPFRLGQFHKNIYYHEVEVNDYYVFRYPPYDLSLASKMAQVAKMQQLDLLHVHYAVPHAVCAFIAKRMAGEGLRTVTTLHGTDITVLAQDESLKDLIRLAINESDAVTAVSNDLIQETRDLLDIDRRIELTYNFVDKRIYYPRDCASLRSDFAREDEKILMHISNFRPVKRVGDVVEIFAKVAEVVPSRLVLVGEGPDLPKIQCKIRNLGIEDKVHFLGKQDDVAQVISIADLMLLPSEKESFGLVALEAMACGVPTIGSFAGGIPELVTHGETGYLSPIGDTEDMAHNAIRLLSDRALYRQFQEACLHRATTQFCNDLITEEYERIYYNVLGIETNVPEPVCKS; encoded by the coding sequence ATGGCAAAACGTTTAAAAATCGGGATCACATGCTATCCGACACTCGGCGGATCCGGCGTCGTCGCGACCGAGCTGGGGAAGCTTCTGGCGGAAAAAGGACACGAGATTCACTTTATTACGCACAGCATTCCGTTTCGGCTCGGCCAATTTCATAAAAACATTTATTATCACGAGGTGGAAGTGAACGATTATTACGTGTTCCGCTATCCTCCGTACGATTTGTCGCTGGCCAGCAAAATGGCCCAAGTCGCCAAAATGCAGCAGCTGGACCTGCTGCACGTTCATTATGCGGTTCCGCACGCGGTGTGCGCCTTTATCGCCAAACGGATGGCGGGCGAGGGGCTTCGCACGGTAACGACGCTCCACGGCACCGACATCACGGTGCTGGCGCAGGACGAATCGCTGAAGGATCTGATCCGGCTTGCGATCAACGAGAGCGACGCCGTGACGGCGGTTTCGAACGATTTGATCCAGGAAACGCGGGATCTGCTCGATATCGACAGGCGGATCGAGCTGACGTATAACTTTGTCGACAAGCGGATCTATTATCCGCGCGACTGTGCGTCGCTGCGAAGCGATTTTGCCCGCGAAGACGAGAAAATTTTGATGCACATTTCCAATTTCCGGCCGGTGAAGCGGGTCGGCGACGTAGTCGAAATTTTCGCCAAGGTGGCCGAAGTAGTCCCGAGCCGGCTCGTGCTGGTCGGCGAGGGTCCGGATTTGCCGAAAATCCAGTGCAAAATCCGCAATCTTGGCATCGAGGATAAGGTTCATTTTCTCGGCAAACAGGACGACGTGGCGCAGGTGATCTCGATTGCCGACCTGATGCTGCTGCCTTCGGAGAAAGAAAGCTTCGGACTGGTGGCGCTCGAAGCGATGGCGTGCGGCGTTCCGACGATCGGTTCGTTCGCCGGCGGCATTCCCGAGCTGGTGACGCACGGAGAGACCGGCTATTTGTCGCCGATCGGGGATACGGAAGATATGGCGCACAACGCGATTCGCCTGCTGTCGGACCGGGCGCTGTACCGGCAGTTCCAGGAGGCGTGCCTGCACCGCGCCACGACCCAGTTTTGCAACGATTTGATAACGGAAGAATACGAGCGGATTTATTATAACGTGCTCGGCATCGAAACGAACGTTCCCGAGCCCGTATGCAAGAGCTGA
- the bshB1 gene encoding bacillithiol biosynthesis deacetylase BshB1, with protein MTYHFDIAAFGAHPDDVEIGMGGTIAKQALAGGKVAVCDLTAAEMSSNGTVETRRREAAEASAVLGLSERSCLGLPDRGLTGSAEQIAAVVREIRRLRPRIVFAPYWHDRHPDHVACSRLVEEAVFNAKLRNYMPELPPVQVQQCYYYFINDTGDVSLVVDVGGIYEKKIRSLQAYRSQFAPPAEGEDRVGTPLTDRYIQRVEARDLLLGQAQGVAYAEGFAIKRPHPVALF; from the coding sequence ATGACGTATCATTTTGATATCGCCGCTTTCGGCGCGCATCCGGATGACGTCGAAATCGGTATGGGCGGCACAATCGCGAAGCAGGCGCTGGCGGGCGGCAAGGTTGCCGTTTGCGATTTGACCGCTGCGGAAATGTCGTCGAACGGCACCGTGGAAACGAGGCGGCGGGAAGCTGCCGAAGCTTCCGCGGTGCTTGGTTTATCCGAACGCTCCTGCCTGGGGCTGCCGGACAGAGGGCTGACGGGATCGGCGGAACAGATCGCTGCGGTCGTCCGCGAAATCCGCCGCTTGCGCCCCCGAATCGTGTTCGCTCCCTATTGGCACGACCGCCATCCGGATCATGTAGCGTGCAGCCGACTCGTCGAAGAAGCGGTCTTCAACGCCAAGCTTCGCAATTATATGCCCGAGCTGCCGCCCGTTCAGGTTCAGCAGTGCTATTATTATTTTATTAATGATACGGGCGATGTGTCGCTCGTTGTCGATGTCGGCGGAATATACGAGAAGAAGATTCGGTCGCTGCAAGCGTACCGGTCGCAGTTCGCCCCTCCGGCCGAAGGCGAGGACCGCGTCGGCACGCCGCTGACCGACCGTTATATCCAGCGCGTCGAGGCGCGCGATCTGCTGCTCGGCCAAGCGCAAGGGGTTGCGTATGCCGAGGGCTTTGCCATCAAACGCCCGCATCCGGTCGCGTTATTTTAA
- the mgsA gene encoding methylglyoxal synthase, with amino-acid sequence MNIAFIAHDRKKEEMVNFVTAYEHVFKDHTLYSTGTTGARIMEKTELSIHRFMSGPLGGDQQIGALVAQNEMDLIIFLRDPLMAQPHEPDIIALLRLCDVQGIPVATNIATGELLVKALQRGDFAWRELVHKYKPGDPA; translated from the coding sequence ATGAACATTGCCTTTATTGCACATGACCGAAAAAAAGAAGAGATGGTCAATTTCGTTACCGCCTATGAGCATGTTTTCAAAGATCATACCTTGTATTCGACCGGCACCACCGGCGCGAGAATTATGGAAAAAACGGAGCTCAGCATCCACCGCTTCATGTCCGGACCGCTGGGCGGGGACCAGCAGATCGGGGCGCTGGTCGCCCAGAACGAAATGGATCTGATCATCTTTCTGCGCGACCCGCTCATGGCGCAGCCGCACGAGCCGGACATCATCGCGCTGCTGAGGCTGTGCGATGTTCAGGGAATCCCGGTTGCGACCAACATCGCGACGGGCGAGCTGCTGGTCAAAGCGCTGCAGCGGGGCGATTTCGCCTGGCGGGAGCTGGTGCACAAATATAAGCCGGGTGATCCGGCATGA
- the dapB gene encoding 4-hydroxy-tetrahydrodipicolinate reductase, with protein MTDKIRVAVTGAGGRMGREVVKMVLQDEQLSLAAAVSPSAGPVDAGVLAGAAPCGVAVSPDLESALAGAEADVLVDFTVPQAVYGNTRMAIMNGVRPVVGTTGFTPDQIAELDKLCREREIGGLIAPNFSIGAILMMKFAAQASKYLPHVEIIEYHGDQKLDAPSGTSIKTAELISEVRQELRQGNPREEETIEGARGGYYNGFRIHSVRLPGVFAQQEVIFGGHGQTLKIRHDSYDRAGYMPGVNAAVKKVMTYVGLIYGFEHVMD; from the coding sequence ATGACGGACAAAATTCGGGTTGCCGTAACGGGAGCGGGCGGCCGTATGGGCCGCGAGGTCGTAAAAATGGTGCTGCAGGATGAACAGCTGTCGCTTGCGGCGGCGGTGAGCCCGTCGGCGGGCCCGGTCGATGCCGGGGTACTCGCCGGCGCCGCACCTTGCGGCGTGGCCGTATCGCCGGATTTGGAGTCGGCGCTTGCTGGCGCGGAGGCGGATGTGCTCGTCGACTTTACAGTGCCGCAAGCCGTTTACGGCAATACGAGAATGGCGATCATGAACGGCGTCAGACCCGTTGTCGGTACGACCGGGTTTACGCCGGATCAGATCGCAGAGCTGGACAAGCTGTGCCGGGAACGGGAGATCGGCGGGCTGATTGCGCCGAACTTTTCCATCGGCGCAATTTTGATGATGAAATTCGCCGCACAGGCGTCCAAATATTTGCCCCACGTCGAAATTATCGAATATCACGGCGATCAGAAGCTGGACGCGCCGTCCGGCACCTCGATCAAGACGGCGGAGCTGATTTCCGAGGTCCGGCAGGAGCTGCGCCAGGGCAACCCTCGGGAAGAAGAGACGATTGAAGGCGCGCGCGGCGGTTATTACAACGGTTTCCGCATACATAGCGTCAGGCTTCCGGGCGTGTTCGCCCAGCAGGAGGTCATTTTCGGCGGGCATGGTCAAACGCTGAAAATCCGCCACGATTCCTACGACCGGGCCGGTTATATGCCCGGGGTAAACGCGGCGGTCAAGAAGGTCATGACCTATGTGGGCCTGATTTACGGGTTCGAGCATGTGATGGACTAA
- a CDS encoding tetratricopeptide repeat protein, which yields MDGESVVKKAYEAILSGDFELAIVRFEEAIALEPENAAFCYKCSITCARSGKWPKALHYAEEAVRLEPEQEEYRFHLQTVRAKQLIHEAETLLAQSMDEAAAAIVKLREASRLDPLSVEALLLLGAAYSAQGRLDEASQCAREAVRLEPGHTAARKLLSDIRRRKRLWGYGQTRKRKRNR from the coding sequence ATGGACGGAGAAAGCGTCGTGAAGAAGGCTTACGAGGCCATCCTCAGCGGCGATTTCGAGCTGGCGATCGTCCGGTTCGAGGAAGCGATCGCGCTGGAACCGGAAAATGCGGCCTTTTGCTATAAATGCTCGATTACGTGCGCGCGCAGCGGGAAATGGCCCAAGGCGCTCCATTATGCCGAAGAGGCGGTCAGGCTGGAGCCCGAGCAGGAGGAGTATCGGTTCCATCTGCAGACGGTCCGCGCGAAACAATTGATTCACGAGGCCGAAACGCTGCTGGCGCAGAGCATGGACGAGGCTGCAGCCGCGATCGTCAAGCTTCGGGAGGCGTCGAGGCTCGACCCGCTGAGTGTGGAGGCGCTGCTGCTGCTGGGAGCCGCTTATTCGGCGCAGGGGCGGCTGGATGAAGCGTCACAGTGCGCCCGCGAGGCGGTGCGGCTGGAGCCTGGGCATACGGCGGCGCGGAAGCTGCTGTCGGACATCAGACGCCGCAAAAGGCTGTGGGGGTACGGCCAGACCAGAAAACGGAAAAGGAACAGGTGA
- a CDS encoding nucleotide pyrophosphohydrolase yields MAEKSLADMQREVDRYISQFKEGYFGPLSMLARMSEEVGELAREVNHRFGEKPKKPDEADNSIEMELADILFIVICFANSLGIDLTEAHDRVMHKFNTRDADRWTRKNVEP; encoded by the coding sequence ATGGCTGAGAAATCGCTTGCGGACATGCAGCGCGAGGTCGACCGGTACATCTCGCAGTTTAAAGAAGGCTATTTCGGTCCCCTGTCGATGCTTGCGCGAATGAGTGAAGAAGTTGGCGAGCTTGCGCGCGAAGTGAACCACCGGTTCGGCGAGAAGCCGAAAAAACCGGACGAAGCGGACAATTCCATCGAGATGGAGCTGGCGGATATTTTATTTATTGTCATTTGCTTCGCCAATTCCCTCGGAATCGATTTGACGGAAGCGCACGATCGCGTGATGCATAAATTCAATACGCGGGACGCAGACCGGTGGACGCGAAAAAACGTCGAACCGTAA
- a CDS encoding YitT family protein, producing the protein MKPSVVRLLRTLPLIMLGTAVYAFGLHYFILPNKLTEGGVTGIAILLNYALGWPLSVSTLALNIPLFILGWKILGREQIGYTIFGTVSLSLFLALLERMIEAGWLVPFRTHSDFILAALYAGVTIGAGLGLVFRYGGTTGGADIIARIASKKKGWSMGQIILTMDAVIIGSALLYIPKEQVLYTLVAVFIASRVIDFIQEGAYAAKAFSIFTPYPERLAALVTKEMDRGVTLFSAKGAFSGKKMQVVYCVVARHEIRRLKTIVRSIDPHAFIVISDVHDVLGEGFKEE; encoded by the coding sequence ATGAAACCGTCAGTTGTCCGTCTGCTGCGAACGCTCCCTCTGATCATGCTCGGCACGGCCGTATACGCCTTCGGGCTTCATTACTTTATTTTGCCCAACAAGCTGACCGAAGGCGGCGTGACGGGGATCGCCATCCTGCTGAACTATGCGCTCGGATGGCCGCTGTCCGTTTCGACCCTGGCGCTTAATATTCCGCTGTTTATCCTTGGCTGGAAAATACTCGGCCGCGAACAAATCGGCTACACGATTTTCGGCACCGTATCGCTTTCGCTTTTTCTTGCGCTGCTGGAGCGAATGATCGAAGCGGGCTGGCTTGTCCCGTTCCGCACGCACAGCGATTTCATTCTGGCGGCGCTCTACGCCGGTGTGACAATCGGCGCCGGCCTCGGACTCGTGTTCCGCTACGGCGGCACGACCGGCGGGGCCGATATTATCGCCCGCATCGCTTCCAAGAAAAAGGGCTGGAGCATGGGACAAATCATCCTCACGATGGATGCCGTCATCATCGGCTCGGCTCTGCTGTACATTCCGAAGGAGCAGGTGCTTTATACGCTGGTCGCCGTCTTTATCGCGTCAAGGGTGATCGATTTTATACAGGAGGGCGCCTATGCCGCCAAGGCGTTTTCGATTTTCACCCCCTATCCGGAGCGGCTGGCTGCGCTTGTAACGAAGGAAATGGATCGCGGCGTGACGCTGTTTTCCGCGAAAGGGGCATTTTCCGGCAAAAAAATGCAGGTCGTCTACTGCGTCGTCGCCCGCCATGAAATCCGGCGGCTGAAAACGATTGTGCGCAGTATCGACCCGCATGCTTTTATTGTGATCAGCGATGTGCACGATGTACTCGGCGAAGGCTTTAAAGAGGAATAA